TTCACACACAAGGCATAATAATCACATTTTGTAATAAAAACAATGACCATGACAACTCAGACACCTACAGATACTGAAAACATTATCTTTACTTGATAAGCTAAAATAACTGAACCAGAAagattgaaaaaatgtagaataGAAAACATTCAATGGCGTGTTGTTTTGGTTTCTCACCTCGTCACCGATGGAGATATTGGAGCATTTTCTTCCCATCTCTCCCTCACCAGTCACTCCGTTCTTGCAGCGTGACTGGTACATTATGGTCACTCCCTCTGGTAGCTTGCTGTTCTCCAGAATCACCTCTGAGGAAAGAGACTAGCACATAAAGAACAACAATTAGCCCTTTGTACACTATATACAACATTTTCAGTAGGCTTCAGTTTTACAAAAGCAGATTTATGACTATTCCCATAGAAAGATCAGTTCAGAAAGAGAGATGTGATGACTTAACAATAGCAGCAGCATGGTTTTGCCAACTATTTTAAGGATGAAAGTTAGATAGTGTGCAGAAGTGCATCTTCTCCAGTAACTAAACCAACCCAATCTATACTTACATTGTAGGCATCAATAATGAGGTTGATAACGTTGCTGGAGTTAGCAGAGAGTGTCCCCACCGCAGATTTAGGAATGAGATTCTTTAACTcctgagagagaaaacacaatacACTAAATGATCATGTACTAGTATGTCAATAGGAATCCTGTCAATCTCTAAATATTCACCAGAAAAGTCTAgagcaaaacagttctgtcatGTTTTGCCTGACCCATTTAGATTGCTGAGTAGTTTGGTTGTGGTCTTGCATCACATAGTGGTAAGGTCTGAATCTAAAGTTACAACTTTTTGCAGTGTTGTGAGGTTCTAAATTCAGAGATCcaaggttgcgtcccaaatgacactcaATCCCTACATAGTCCACAACTaatatcgggaatagggtgccatttgggacgcatcgtGTAATCAACTAAACGAGAACGCCATTCTACCGAGGTTGACAAATATTGTCCAAACATTGGACTGATGGGGATATGATAAAAGGTCATTACGGAACTCCAGACAGACTTATAATTGGCTTGAAAAGCACTAGAGGGCAGCAGGGAACATTCAAAGGCTGctgcccaaatggaaccctattccctacaaagtgcagtactattgacctgggcccatagggatctcgtcaaaagtagttcactttttagtgaacatggtgccatttgggaaacaacCAGAGATCCAAAGAGATGCTACTGGTAACAAGGAGCAGATGCTGCTCTTCAAAGTGTTGGGCTTCTTCTAACCTACAACAGACAAGCACAGGAAATTTAAAAGAAGAAAATGTTTTCCACACGCACGTCCACGCACGCAAACACGCACAACTGACTATGTAAACAGGCTGGAACTCCTCTGTGATGGCAAAGATCGTCTGGATGTTGTTGTCGCTAAGTTTCTGAACCAGGTGAGCGATGGAGGGATAGTCCTGTTGCAGGGAGACAATGAGGAAgtaagtacaggtaccagataaGCCCTTTGATGACATCACTAAGGGCAAGTAGCCCATTCCCTTAAAATCTTGTCATATTCAAAATACAGACCACACGGAAGACTAGAAAAAAAGtcacaatacatacagtacataggaGTGCATTATTATATTACATAGTGCATTATTATACTACATAGTGCATTATTATACTACATAGTGCATTATTATACTACATAGTGTATTACTATAATGCATTATTATACTACATAGCGCATTATTATACTACATAGTGTATTATTATACTACATAGTGCATTACAATAATgcatagtgtcacgttcctgacctgttttctgttgtttggtatgtgtttaattggtcagggcgtgagttttgggtgggcagtctatgttttctgtttctatgttggttttgggtacctgatatggttctcaattagaggcaggtggttttcatctcctctgattgagaatcatattaaggtaggtgttttcacactgtttgtttgtgggtggttgtctcctgtgtctgtgtttgtcgcgccacacgggactgtctcggtttgtttgtacgttcgttcttttgtgtagtcattttcctgttcgtgagttcttcgttttatgtaagtacgcatgtccaggtctgtctactccgttttgttattttgttagttattcaagttagttcgtttttgtcttgtcaaataaatcattatgaattcacaccccgctgcactttggtcgaatcactactcctcctcttcgtatgaacgTATTACTATAATACATAGTGCATTATTATACTACATAGTGCATTATTATACTACATAGTGTAATATTATACTACATAGTGTAATATTAtactacatagtgcattactatAATGCAGTGCATTATTATACTACACAGTGTATTATTAtactacatagtgcattactataatgcatagtgcattacTATAATACATAGTGTATTATTATACTACACAGTGTATTATTATACTACACAGTGTATTATTATACTACATAGTGTAATATTAtactacatagtgcattactatAATACATAGTGCATTATTATACTGCATAGTGTATTACTATAATACACAGTGCATTATTATACCACATAGTGCATTATTATACATACATAGTAGTGGCTCATTGTGTACATGTTGTTCTCCAGGTGGCATTTCCCATCGTTGGGCAAAACTATCCCGCCCAGTTTCCCGTCTCCAGCAAAGTGGAAGCCAGCATCAGTGGAGAACACCAGCAGACGGGTGACGTTCCTCCAGCCAATGTGCTcctggggaagggagggagagagggaggcctaTTAAAACTTGTAAAAATTAACCACAAACAGAAAAAGGACACAGCCTACAGAAATACCAGAGAACAAAATTACAAGACTTACAAAAGATTCAGGAAGTATATATCAAAATCTATGAACAACTATGTGAGAGGTTACCCTCTTAAAACAGCAGTTTAGCACCCTAGAGTGAATTAACTCTCAAACATTTTATAAAAAGGCCTTCTCTAAGCATAGACACATTAAGCCTTGACTCCAGCCATTCTCAAATGAGGTCAAGGACCATGAGACAGTCAATATAAAGCCCTGATAAAAGTATTATTGGAACTTTATGAGCTGGTTTTCTGGACAGATATCAAACCTAGTCCTGGAGTAAAAAGTAAACTCAATGGAGAAAGCTTTTCAGTCCTGGACTAGGCTTGATCTATGTCCGGGAAACTATCCCTAAATATGATAATAGAAACATATTACTTACACCACACACAGCCACTTGCATGATGGCATCGAAGCCTCCCTCTGGTGAGTCCAGGTTTCCAGAGATCTGCTGTTGTCCCACCAGGGTGTTGAACTCCTGTCCATTGCTGGTCAGCTTCAGAACGTTCTTGTAGCTGAAGGGACTGGTGCAGTTCTGGTCCCCAGTACAGGGGTTCAGCAGCTTGGCTGGGGTGGTGCTAATGTAAGGCATCACCGTCTTCTCTACAAAGGAACCAAAACCTAGAAGAAGAAGAGATCCATCTCATATATAAACTGTATTGTTAAGGAGACGGGACACCAATTTGTTAGCTTCAAAACACCTTTACTAAGATCAAACCGGTTATCTTACACGTGGCATTATGGGTATTGTAGTACAGTGTAACTATGCAATATGCACCCAACCTGAACTGAAAGCATAAGAGATCAATTTGAAGTGGAGAAGATGTTCAAATAAATATAAACATCCCCAATCCTCATACAACCAGGCTGATTCTCAAGCTCACCGATTCTGAAATCAGATGTGATCTTTGACATCTCCAGCATCAGATGTGTTCCCAGGTTCTTGACGTTTTCCAGATCGTCCTTCATGGAGTAGGACAGGTCCATCAGGTAGTAGAGGTCAATGGGGTAATCCTCGGCACGTTTGAACTTCAGGTTAAAAGACTGAGGTTCACCTGCAGTACACAGACAAATGGGCAAGGTTAAGCCGGGGACTACTGACTTGCTAACTCTGGCATATTTACATTGATGTGAACACTGAAatccagtatctctacttacacatcatcatctgctcatttatcactccagtgttaatctgctaaattgtaattattcgctcctatggcctatttattgcctacctcctcatgccttttgcacatactgtatatagactttcttttttctactgtgtcattgacttgtttattgtgttattggcttgtttattgtttactccatgtgtaactctgtgttgttgtctgtgtcacactgctttgctttatcttggccaggtcgcagttgcagatgagaacttgttctcaactagcctacctggttaaataaaggttaaataaattaattaatgTGCACCTTCCTGTAACGGTCgacttgtggtgaatgagcggaccaaggtgcagcgggtgatgaagacataatgaatatttaataacagaacgacgaaacaaataaacgacgtagactgacctaaaacatgagaacttacaaatacacgaagaacgcacgaacaggtacagactacaaacaaacgctacagtcccgtgtggtacgaacatacatacagacacggaagacaatcacccacaaacaaacagtgtgaacaacctaccttaatatggttctcaatcagaggaaacgtaaaacacctgtccctgattgagaaccatatcaggctaaatgacaatgaacctaaacatagaaacacataacatagaatgcccaccccaactcacgccctgaccatactaaacaaatacaaaaacaaggaaaacaggtcaggaacgtgacagaacccccccctcaaggtgcgaactccgggcgcagcacctaaagtctaggggaggttCTGgatgggcatctgtccacggtggcggctctggctcaggacgtggtccccaccccaccatagtcattcCCCGCTTTCGTAACCTCCTCCTAATGACccccctccaaattaaccccaccggactaaggggcagcaccggactaaggggcagcaccggactgaggggcaacaccggactgaggggcaacaccggactgaggggcaacaccggactgaggggcaacaccggactggctgacggctctggctggtcatggctggctgacggctctggctggtcatggctggctgacggctctggctggtcatggctggctgacggctctggctggtcatggctggctgacggctctggctggtcatggccggcggacggctctggctgatcctgcccggcggacggctctggctgatcctgtccggcggacggcactggcggctcctgtccggcggacggcactggcggctcctgtccggcggacggcactggcggctcctgtccggcggacggcactggcggctcctgtccggcggacggcactggcggctcctgtccggcggacggcactggcggctcctgtccggcggacggctctggcggctcctgtccggcggacggctctggcggctcctgtccggcggacggctctggcggctcctgtccggcggacggctttggcggctcctgtccggcggacggctctggcggctcctgtccggcggacggctctggcggctcctgtctggcggacggctctagcggctcctgtctggcggacggctctagcggctcctgtctggcggacggctctgaaggctcatggcagacggacggctttgcaggctcagtacagacgggcggctttgaaggctcagtacagacgggcagttcatgcggtgcttggcagacggacagttcagacggcgttgggcagatgggcagttcaggcgccgttgggcagacgggcagttcaggcggcgctgggcagacgggcagttcaggcggcgctgggcagacgggcagttcagacaccgctgggcagacgggcagttcaggcgccgctgggcagacggcagactctggccggctgagacgcactgtaggcctggtgcgtggtagcggaactggaggtaccgggctaaggacacgcaccttcaggctagtgcggagagcagcaacaggacgcacaggactctggaggcgcacaggaggcttggtgcgtggtgtaggcactggtggtaatgggctggagacacgcaccatagggctagtgcgtggaggaggaacagggctctggagacgcacaggaggcttggtgcgtggtgccggtactggtggtaatgggctggagacacgcaccacagggctagtgcgtggaggaggaacagggctctggagacgcacaagaagcctggtgcgtggtgtaggcactggtggtactgggctggggcggggaggtggcgccggatataccggaccatgcaggcgtactggctcccttgagcactgagcctgcccaaccttacctggttgtatgctccccgtagcccgaccagtgcggggaggtggaataacccgcactgggctatgtaggcgaaccggggacaccatgcataaggctggtgccatgtatgccggcccgaggagacgcactggtggccagatgcattgggccggcttcatgacatccggctcaatactcaatctagccctgccagtgcggggaggtggaataacccgcaccgggctaagcacacgtacaggagacaccatgcgctctactgcgtaacacggtgtctgcccgtactctcgctctccacggtaagtacagggagtaggcgcaggtctcctacctgacttcgccacactcccttttagccccccccccaatacatttttgggcttgactcacaggcttccgtgctagtcgcgtaccctcataacgccggttcctctctccggttgcctctgctctcctaatcgcctccagctgttcccatgggaggcgatcctttccagccaggatctcctcccatgtgtagcaacccttgccgtccaaaacatcctcccatgtccattcctccttcgtgcgctgttgctttctccagttacaccgctgcttgatcctttgttggtgggtgattctgtaacggtcgtcttgtggtgaatgagcggaccaaggcgcagcgggtgatgaagacataatgaatatttaataacagaacgacgaaacaaataaacgacgtagactgacctaaaacatgagaacttacaaatacacgaagaacccacgaacaggtacagactacaaacaaacgctacagtcccgtgtggtacgaacatacatacagacacggaagacaatcacccacaaacaaacagtgtgaacaacctaccttaatatggttctcaatcagaggaaacgtaaaacacctgtccctgattgagaaccatatcaggctaaatgacaatgaacctaaacatagaaacacataacatagaatgcccaccccaactcacgccctgaccatactaaacaaatacaaaaacaaggaaaacaggtcaggaacgtgacacttccATGTCAAATAAGGTGCTGGCCTTCACATGAAAGAGTATAAGGAACACTCCTTCCAAATCATAATAGCTAAAACACTCAAAAGAAAATGGAGGCTACTGTAACTAATCAACATAACAATGAAAGACCACGGAGGAACAGCAGGATAAACAAAAAAGACCCTCAGCAACGCTGCGTCAACAACGGTTGTCAAGCAAGATGTTTTGGCTGAAGCAAAATGAACTAAGACTTCATGAGAGGACTAGGTTTGATATCTGTCCAGAAAACCAGCTCATAAAGTTCCAATAATACTTTTATCAGGGCTTTATATTGACTGTCTCATGGTACTTGACCTCATTTGAGAATGGCTGGAGTCAAGGCTTAAtcttgtcaatatagggggtgctgtttcaactttgtaaaatatcgttctcaaattaaactgccttgtactcaatttttgctcgtacaatatgcatattattattactattggatagaaaacactctctagtttctaaaaccgtttgaattatttctctgagtgaaacagaactcattctgcagcacatttcctgtcagggagtgagatttcagaaatcgaggtccctgttctgaggtcagtttataagtccccatgtaagccatcgggctacatgcactgcatacgtcttcctctagatgtcagtaagcggggataatttgaatggagtggattgtgcaatctgggaccttatataagaccgtggaacgtaagtaccgtccttttcaacggtgcgcctggcgcaagaagacatcacaatggcgtcctgcaaacgctttcgttttagtagttctatatctccggtcatgtttttattcgttataggtgttaaagacatcataaggtagttaatttaaaccgacttatagcagtttatagcagtttattgcgattttctgggatttctttgtcatgcgctttcacgagttggacacctctccagttggtggctaacattagcggctatttcgaccggacaagaggacatctttcaacccaaagacgattgttctggagaaaggacaccttgcccaagattctgatggaagctcagctaatagtaagcagtctttatgctgttaattcgtacttatgttgacaaatgttaaataataattccgccatgaattatggggcggtctcgctttagcgcacgctgtattgcgcagtaacgttaattttaaaaatctaacccagcgattgcattaagaactaatttatctttcatttgctgtccaacttgtattttttagtcaagtttatgaatagttttcgattagaataggtgcctttcccaagatttctcctgacattttctttgcagcttggctacttttctcattgtataaccacgatttgtgccgctaaatatgcacattttcgaacaaactctatatgcattgtgtaatatgatgttataggactgtcatctgaagaattctgagaaggttagtgaaaaaatgtatatcttttggtggtttatacgtaatcgctatgtttggcttgaatcaatgctgttgtgatgtttgctattgtggtatgctaatataacgctatattgtgttttcgctgtaaaacacttagaaaatctgaaatattgtctggattcacaagatctgtgtctttcaattgctgtacgctgtgtatttttaagaaatgttttatgatgagtaattaggtaatacacgttgctctctgtagttattctagtcgctttggtgagagttgtgatggtggctgcaatggtaaactatgatttatacctgaaatatgcacatttttctaacaaaacatatgctatacaataaatatgttatcagactgtcatctgatgaagttgtttcttggttagtggctatttatatctttatttggtcgaatttgtgatagctactgatggagtaaaaaactggtggagtaaaaaaagtggtgtcttttgctaacgtggttagctaatagatttacatattgtgtcttctctgtaaaacattttaaaaatcagaaatgatggctggattcacaagatgtgtatctttcatctggtgtcttggacttgtgatttaatgatattagatgctagtatttacttgtgacgctatgctaggctatgctagtcagcttttttactgatgggggtgctcccggatccgggtttgggaggaattagaagTTAATGTGTCTAAGAAGGCCTTTTTATAATGGCACCCGATTCCTAACAtaaggcactacttttgactagagctaaaagtagtgcactaaatagtgaaAAGGGTtcaatttgggacgcaacccaATCAAACATAACAGTTCCATTTAAGTTTTTACCAGATCTGAGGCTGAGGGTGAGTTTCTGTGGCTGGATCTGTGTGATGTCCTCTGGTCGGAGTTTCCCTTCTCCCTTGTTGCGGTTGGTCACAGCCTTGTTCTTCAGGAGCCGCTGGCTGCCTCGGGGGTTTTCTACCTTGGTGGAGCTGCAACCTCTCTTCCTCAGGGACTCCAGCTCGTCACAGTGGGTCGATGTGGCCTCACCCTGCTTCAGGAACtcctgggagagaggaggtgtaAGTATCATGACACATTGCATTATGGCACTCAGAGGAAATCCACCCAAAAATGTAAGGTCCTTATTTTCTGAAAATGTATTTCCTACACTCCCAAGCAGGTTATAAAGGTTACAAACAATATTGCCCGACACACTCGTGTTTTAATTCCAAGGAATTAAGGAATTTAATTCCAAGGAACAGACTCTTCAAGTTGTAACGCTGAGTTAGTCGATATTAAGGTTGTGTAGCATCAATGCAGTAACAATGTTATTGGCAAATTCATATCCACGTACTGGGTCCATGCACCAGCCACATTTCGCTCCCACTTGAATACACTCCCCACAGGATTTGGCATTAGCCTTGATGCACTCGTTCCCTTCTGGAATGGAAAAACAAAGGTTGAAAAGAAGCAAACTCATCATAGACTCCTAAAACCTAACCAGGAAATAAGCCAGTGTACACATTGTGTAATTTGGAAAACTGTGTGCCTCAGTGAGAACAGTAAATTGAGCCAGAGACAGAATGGAATATTACGCTGTTCCGTAGGTCCATGATGTCGTCACTACTATGCTCAAAGAAATGCTCAAAGAAACATACACTGTAAACCCCAGTGTGATGTCATTACTCAACTTTTGAGGAAACCTGTTGCACTTAATATATCTGAGTACAGTTACTTAGTGATTTGTAGTCATTACTCAAACCAACAGAGTAACTGTTACCCTGTAGGGGGTTCAGATTTGAGTTGTATCagcttgattttttttttttgcatatgcccccactaagccacgcctccaatataatttcccagtgtgccttgccttttcgagtgagtcctgtggccttcaccaagtgagttcctAGGTGAATGTTATCATTATAATTAAactctttatgacaatacattaca
This Salvelinus namaycush isolate Seneca chromosome 33, SaNama_1.0, whole genome shotgun sequence DNA region includes the following protein-coding sequences:
- the LOC120028104 gene encoding integrin beta-1-like isoform X2; translation: MDLKLLLISTLLGVICYSSAQQEGNECIKANAKSCGECIQVGAKCGWCMDPEFLKQGEATSTHCDELESLRKRGCSSTKVENPRGSQRLLKNKAVTNRNKGEGKLRPEDITQIQPQKLTLSLRSGEPQSFNLKFKRAEDYPIDLYYLMDLSYSMKDDLENVKNLGTHLMLEMSKITSDFRIGFGSFVEKTVMPYISTTPAKLLNPCTGDQNCTSPFSYKNVLKLTSNGQEFNTLVGQQQISGNLDSPEGGFDAIMQVAVCGEHIGWRNVTRLLVFSTDAGFHFAGDGKLGGIVLPNDGKCHLENNMYTMSHYYELKNLIPKSAVGTLSANSSNVINLIIDAYNSLSSEVILENSKLPEGVTIMYQSRCKNGVTGEGEMGRKCSNISIGDEVSFTISITSKQCPKIGKPETIKIKPLGFNEEVEISLNFICECDCHKDSIENSKICHNGNGTYECGACRCNKGRIGRQCECSTNEVTSEDLDKSCRKDNGTDICSNNGDCVCGTCECKKRVNPEERYSGMFCECDNFNCDRANNKLCGGHGHCECRVCICDANWTGSANWTGSACDCSLDTTTCLASNKQICNGRGTCECGACKCTDPKFQGPSCEICPTCPGVCAEHKECVQCRAFGTGEKKDTCERDCSYFNLIKVKDRDKLPQPGQAFPLMHCKERDANDCWFYYTYAVNNKTEKEVHVVETLECPDIIPTEASGSSHYGTWRRHQT
- the LOC120028104 gene encoding integrin beta-1-like isoform X1, whose product is MDLKLLLISTLLGVICYSSAQQEGNECIKANAKSCGECIQVGAKCGWCMDPEFLKQGEATSTHCDELESLRKRGCSSTKVENPRGSQRLLKNKAVTNRNKGEGKLRPEDITQIQPQKLTLSLRSGEPQSFNLKFKRAEDYPIDLYYLMDLSYSMKDDLENVKNLGTHLMLEMSKITSDFRIGFGSFVEKTVMPYISTTPAKLLNPCTGDQNCTSPFSYKNVLKLTSNGQEFNTLVGQQQISGNLDSPEGGFDAIMQVAVCGEHIGWRNVTRLLVFSTDAGFHFAGDGKLGGIVLPNDGKCHLENNMYTMSHYYDYPSIAHLVQKLSDNNIQTIFAITEEFQPVYIELKNLIPKSAVGTLSANSSNVINLIIDAYNSLSSEVILENSKLPEGVTIMYQSRCKNGVTGEGEMGRKCSNISIGDEVSFTISITSKQCPKIGKPETIKIKPLGFNEEVEISLNFICECDCHKDSIENSKICHNGNGTYECGACRCNKGRIGRQCECSTNEVTSEDLDKSCRKDNGTDICSNNGDCVCGTCECKKRVNPEERYSGMFCECDNFNCDRANNKLCGGHGHCECRVCICDANWTGSANWTGSACDCSLDTTTCLASNKQICNGRGTCECGACKCTDPKFQGPSCEICPTCPGVCAEHKECVQCRAFGTGEKKDTCERDCSYFNLIKVKDRDKLPQPGQAFPLMHCKERDANDCWFYYTYAVNNKTEKEVHVVETLECPDIIPTEASGSSHYGTWRRHQT